Proteins from a genomic interval of Heteronotia binoei isolate CCM8104 ecotype False Entrance Well chromosome 7, APGP_CSIRO_Hbin_v1, whole genome shotgun sequence:
- the PYCR3 gene encoding pyrroline-5-carboxylate reductase 3: protein MEGGGAAAELEVGGEMEAAQLQLGFIGAGRMAAAVARGMLQAGEVQPGNIFASAPSNTNLGQFQSLGCRTTHCNAEVLKNCTLVFLATKPHIVPEVLQEIAYAVTSAHTVVSMAAGITLQTLEELLPARTKVLRMMPNLPCVVQSGAIVLARGTFARDPDVALLKRLLSPCGLCEEAPESHIDIHTGLSGSGVAYVYTFAEALAEGALKMGMPWPMANKIAAQTLLGAARMILESGEHPAVLRNAICTPGGTTIHALHELEKGALRSTVMNAVEAATNRARELGKR from the exons ATGGAGGGCGGAGGAGCAGCCGCGGAGCTGGAAGTTGGCGGGGAGATGGAGGCGGCGCAGCTGCAGCTGGGCTTCATCGGTGCCGGGCGCATGGCTGCAGCGGTGGCCCGGGGGATGCTGCAGGCAG GAGAAGTTCAGCCAGGAAACATCTTTGCCAGTGCCCCATCAAACACCAATCTGGGCCAGTTCCAG AGTTTGGGCTGCAGGACGACCCACTGTAATGCAGAGGTGCTGAAGAACTGTACCTTGGTGTTTCTGGCTACCAAGCCCCATATCGTCCCAGAGGTACTGCAGGAAATCGCTTACGCTGTCACCTCAGCTCACACAGTCGTTTCCATGGCAGCTGGAATCACGCTCCAGACCTTAGAAGAG CTGCTCCCTGCCAGGACCAAGGTGCTCCGGATGATGCCCAATCTCCCCTGCGTGGTCCAGTCGGGCGCTATCGTGCTGGCCCGGGGAACCTTCGCACGTGACCCGGATGTGGCCTTGCTGAAGAGGCTGCTGTCGCCTTGCGGGCTGTGCGAAGAGGCTCCCGAGTCCCACATCGACATTCACACTGGGCTGAGCGGCAGCGGAGTGGCCTAC GTATACACCTTTGCTGAAGCACTAGCTGAAGGTGCATTGAAGATGGGGATGCCGTGGCCCATGGCCAATAAGATTGCAGCCCAGACGCTCCTG GGAGCAGCGAGGATGATCCTAGAAAGTGGGGAGCACCCGGCCGTCCTGAGGAATGCCATCTGTACCCCAGGAGGGACGACCATCCATGCGCTGCACGAACTTGAGAAGGGAGCCCTGCGATCTACAGTGATGAACGCTGTAGAGGCAGCCACCAACCGGGCCCGGGAGCTGGGCAAGAGATAG
- the LOC132574918 gene encoding protein brambleberry-like has translation MGAQARKSVEEIVGCENRGNLQKMLLRWVCFLLLLLLISEPSAGFFGWLINRASPENQPSPIPEKLPPVPFEMTTGDERFVAETRPLELTPLDSCHYQVISQLQSSCTDLSEEELAKLGVSLFNCQASVEGRRTYLCTMSMTLAECTAEMDPDTWNAYHIVSNRARAVCYTTRQMQFKRQTERTVNALVSTAVGQLEAMKTLKNGQEELKELTAESFQNVVSGQQELLNWQARLQGSQDQMEESIHSNLDQLAQEKALIASGHQQVAQLIEGITRRMENVSKHLDHQDVDLQEGHKAILKDLTQVQERAQEVYSKLETNLGLFLAYQNQTAVYYEELMGKLQKMNQSLGLVLFATERMRSSMEGRLQHLQRFISWAGLSLSSIYTCTLHGSYFLLAALIMTFLQIPGLPRAVLLVLVVANALSELNQASSLGFKSLTSLLVLAVTGNWLLERVYRCALRGKLQKVGLGLLPLRALESLTARVELKNTTSSCITSTPDRDCDVDLLKEELEKLDEMSCLSGPDHLGRESSALREDFLPDKGSVLQSTGWTFPQGPSYPAKSLRRISLTRSTRHEATMERFSQHHLNLDASPFAASKARVPNESVISDISNCSTSPRSLCQGVTKTGQQCRKKALLGHVFCRVHVSGQASYAS, from the exons ATGGGAGCGCAAGCGCGCAAGTCGGTAGAAGAGATTGTTGGCTGTGAAAATAGGG GAAACCTTCAAAAAATGCTTCTTCGCTGGGTCTGCTTTCTGCTACTTCTGCTTTTGATCTCTGAGCCCTCTGCCGGGTTTTTTGGCTGGCTGATCAACAGAGCAAGCCCAGAGAATCAACCATCTCCCATCCCAGAAAAACTCCCACCTGTTCCGTTTGAGATGACCACGGGTGATGAGAGGTTCGTAGCTGAGACTCGGCCCTTGGAGCTGACGCCTCTGGACTCCTGCCACTACCAG GTTATTTCACAGCTTCAGTCCTCCTGCACAGACCTGTCCGAAGAGGAGCTGGCCAAACTGGGCGTGTCCTTATTTAACTGTCAGGCCAGCGTTGAAGGCCGCCGGACTTACTTGTGCACGATGAGCATG ACCCTGGCTGAATGTACAGCCGAGATGGACCCTGACACTTGGAATGCCTATCACATTGTCAGCAACAGAGCCCGCGCAGTGTGCTACACGACCCGCCAGATGCAATTCAAGCGCCAGACGGAGCGCACAGTGAACGCCTTGGTCTCTACTGCTGTCGGCCAGCTGGAAGCTATGAAGACGCTGAAG AACGGCCAGGAGGAGCTGAAGGAACTGACCGCCGAGTCCTTCCAGAACGTGGTGAGCGGCCAGCAGGAGCTGCTGAACTGGCAAGCCCGGCTTCAGGGCAGCCAAGACCAGATGGAGGAGTCCATCCACAGCAACCTGGACCAGCTGGCTCAGGAGAAGGCTCTGATTGCCAGTGGGCACCAGCAGGTGGCGCAACTGATTGAGGGCATCACCAGGAGAATGG AAAACGTAAGCAAGCATCTGGACCACCAAGACGTGGATCTGCAAGAAGGGCACAAAGCCATCCTGAAGGACTTGACCCAAGTCCAAGAGCGAGCCCAGGAGGTCTACTCCAAACTAG AGACCAATCTGGGCCTGTTCCTGGCCTATCAGAACCAGACGGCCGTGTACTATGAAGAGCTGATGGGGAAGTTGCAGAAGATGAACCAGAGCCTGGGGCTGGTTCTGTTCGCCACGGAGCGGATGCGGAGCAGCATGGAGGGGCGGCTCCAACACCTCCAGAGGTTCATCAGCTGGGCAG GGCTCAGCCTCAGTTCCATCTACACCTGCACTTTACACGGCAGCTACTTCTTGCTAGCAGCCCTCATCATGACTTTCCTGCAGATCCCTGGCCTCCCACGGGCTGTGCTTCTAGTCCTGGTCGTTGCCAACGCCCTCTCAGAGCTCAACCAAGCCAGCTCCTTGGGCTTCAAGTCGCTCACTAGTCTTTTGGTGCTGGCGGTTACAG GCAACTGGCTCTTAGAAAGGGTCTACCGTTGTGCCCTACGAGGGAAACTACAGAAAGTTGGACTTGGGTTATTACCCCTGAGAGCGCTAGAATCTCTCACAGCCCGAGTGGAGCTGAAGAACACCACCAGCAGTTGTATCACCTCTACTCCAGACAG AGACTGTGATGTTGACCTCTTGAAAGAAGAGCTAGAGAAGCTGGATGAGATGAGCTGCTTGTCAG GTCCAGACCACCTGGGAAGAGAATCCTCGGCACTTAGAGAAGACTTCCTTCCAGACAAGGGCTCAGTGCTGCAGTCCACAGGGTGGACTTTTCCTCAGGGTCCCTCCTACCCTGCCAAGAGTCTGCGGCGCATCAGTTTGACCCGCTCCACAAGACACGAG GCCACCATGGAAAGGTTCTCTCAGCATCACCTGAACTTGGATGCCAGTCCTTTTGCTGCTTCAAAGGCTCGTGTTCCAAACGAGTCTGTGATCAGTGACAT ATCCAACTGCTCCACGTCTCCACGGTCGCTCTGCCAGGGAGTCACCAAAACCGGGCAACAATGCAGGAAGAAGGCGCTCCTCGGCCACGTCTTCTGCCGGGTCCACGTCTCTGGACAGGCCTCTTACGCCTCCTAG